In the Arachis ipaensis cultivar K30076 chromosome B10, Araip1.1, whole genome shotgun sequence genome, one interval contains:
- the LOC107620957 gene encoding uncharacterized protein LOC107620957, with amino-acid sequence MAAKYDLIKHINAAPEHKVWKLIVRVIRLCTISHFANSEMKAPIEMVVLDKEGETIHCSIKSIFVSIFESLLIERNVYVVTNFAVALNTIKFKPTRHEFRIHFKRDTIVRPVQDSSVPLNGFNFVQFKKIHAESKEDGYLVDKYFVRVIYNACVV; translated from the exons ATGGCAGCCAA GTATGATCTCATCAAGCATATCAATGCTGCTCCAGAGCATAAGGTGTGGAAGCTCATAGTACGTGTCATTAGACTTTGTACCATCTCTCACTTTGCGAATTCTGAGATGAAGGCACCTATTGAGATGGTTGTCCTTGATAAAGAG GGGGAGACAATTCATTGCTCTATTAAAAGCATATTTGTTTCTATCTTCGAGAGCCTACTCATTGAGCGCAATGTGTACGTGGTTACTAATTTTGCAGTTGCTTTAAATACCATCAAGTTCAAGCCTACTAGACACGAATTTAGAATCCACTTCAAGAGGGACACGATTGTGCGTCCGGTACAAGATTCTTCAGTTCCATTGAATGGATTCAATTTTGTTCAGTTCAAAAAAATTCATGCAGAGTCTAAGGAAGATGGTTATTTAGTTGATAAGTACTTTGTTAGAGTAATCTATAATGCatgtgttgtttaa
- the LOC107620958 gene encoding uncharacterized protein LOC107620958, which translates to MIFSSWNIRRLKGVGKLSMIKNFRRKFNVHMLGLIETKTEMVTNFDIAQLWGNGAVKWELVGSVGAAGGLLLMWDDMVFRMNNCYKGARWICLEGVLLKTNFPCAFCLVYGPHEMAEKLIMWEELSFLSGLCQVPFCYMGDFNEVTHVEERNGATSLTVSAEEFKSWIQDMELVDLAITDRLFTWFRGQSCSRIDRGLVSLEWLEEFPDTRLRGGPRGLSDHCPMILEVTRISGGPRPFRSLDSWFTHDGFLRMVKEEWRNLGEG; encoded by the coding sequence ATGATTTTTAGTTCTTGGAATATTAGGAGGTTGAAGGGGGTTGGTAAACTAAGTATGATTAAGAATTTTCGGAGAAAGTTTAATGTGCATATGCTAGGCTTGATAGAGACTAAGACAGAGATGGTGACAAATTTTGATATAGCGCAACTGTGGGGAAATGGCGCAGTTAAATGGGAGTTAGTTGGTTCGGTTGGTGCTGCAGGGGGACTGTTATTAATGTGGGACGACATGGTGTTTCGGATGAACAACTGTTATAAAGGGGCTCGCTGGATATGCTTGGAAGGTGTGCTGctaaaaactaactttccctgtGCTTTCTGTCTAGTTTATGGGCCACATGAAATGGCGGAAAAACTCATTATGTGGGAAGAGTTGAGCTTCCTATCTGGGTTATGCCAAGTACCGTTCTGTTATATGGGGGATTTTAACGAGGTCACTCATGTAGAAGAGAGAAATGGTGCTACCTCTTTAACAGTGTCCGCAGAAGAGTTTAAATCGTGGATACAGGATATGGAGTTAGTGGACTTGGCAATAACTGATCGCTTATTCACCTGGTTCAGAGGGCAATCATGTAGCCGCATTGATAGGGGACTGGTTAGTTTAGAGTGGCTAGAAGAGTTTCCTGATACAAGACTGAGAGGGGGACCTAGAGGGTTATCAGACCATTGCCCAATGATCTTGGAGGTTACCCGGATTAGCGGGGGACCAAGACCGTTTCGGAGCTTGGATTCGTGGTTTACCCATGATGGGTTCTTGAGAATGGTAAAGGAGGAGTGGAGGAACTTGGGGGAGGGTTAG